The sequence CCCGACGCGAGTGGTGTGATCATTTGGCTGGGGCTGGTGACCATCGTGTCGATGGCGGCGTGCGCGTGGCCGGCGATGCGGGCGATGCGCGTCCCCACGGCGGCGGCGCTGGCGTACGAGTGAGGGCTACGGCGTGCGTTGGTCTGGCTATTTCCGCCACGGCCCCAGCACCGCATCCATCTCACGTCGACTCCACGCGCTCTCCGTGCCCTTGCCGCCGGTGGCCCACTGCAGTCGCGCCCCATGCAGCGCGGCTTGCAGCGTGCGCGCGAGCTCGGGCACCGGCGTGTTCAACTTCAGCGCGCCGGTCGCCAACGCCTCGGAAAGGCGTTCTGCCATCCAACCTCGCTCGCCTTCGAACCACTTCGCGATGACGGGCACCAACGCGGGGTCGTCGGCCAACTGCAGGAAGAAACTGGCGAGGTGACGCAGATACGCCGCACGTTTCATGCTGTACGGACGCGTATGTCCGCTGAGCGCGAGCAGCGCTTGCATCGGATCGGCCTGGGTATCCACGAGCGCGCGCAGCATGTCCGGCTGCGCTGCCAATTGCTGCTGCATGAAGGCGGCGAACAGCCCCTGCTTCGATCCGAAGCGACGCATGAGCGCGGGCGCGGTGACGCCCAGCCGCTGGGCCACCAGGCCGAGCGTCACCCCATTGGGGCCGTGCTCCGCGATCGCGGCATCGAACGCGGCGAACACGTCGTGGTCGGAGACCAGGCGGGGACGGGACATGCTTGACAATAAGTAAATAGCCATTCACTATCAAGCACGAGTTAGTGTATGGCTATTTACAAACGAGGATCGTTATGCGGCGACTCACCGGACGGGTAGCGCTGGTAACCGGCGCGGCGAGAGGGATCGGGCTGGCGGTGGCGCGTCGTCTGGTGGACGAAGGGGCGGAGGTCGTGTTGACCGACCTCCGCGACGACGAGGGCGAGCGCGCGGCCAGCGCGCTCGGGGCCTGCGCCGTGTACCGGCATCTCGATGTGCGTGACGCGGCAGACTGGGCGCTCGTGATCGGCGAGTGCGTGCAACGGTATGGCCGACTCGATGTGCTCGTGAACAACGCCGGCATCACCGGATTCGAGTCGTACGCCGGCGCGCACGATCCGGAGCACGTGTCGCTCGAGGCGTGGCGCGCGGTGATGGCCACCAATCTCGAGGGGGTCATGCTGGGCTGCCAAGCAGCCATCGGGGCCATGCGCGCCGCGGGTGGTGGCAGCATCGTCAACATCGGCTCACGCTCTGGCGTGGTGGGTATCCCGGGCGCGGCGGCATATGCCGCGAGCAAAGCGGCGGTGCGGAATCACACCAAGTCGGTGGCCTTGTGGTGCGCCGAGCAAGACCTCGGGATTCGCTGCAATGTGGTGCAGCCGGCGGCGGTGCTGACGCCTCTGTGGGAGCCCATGTTGGGAACCGGCCCCGATCGCGCGGCGAACATCGCGGCGGCGGTTGCCGATGCGCCGCTGCGGAGGTTTGGCGCTCCGGAGGAAGTCGCGGCATTGGTGGCCTATCTCGCCAGCGATGAATCGGCGTACTGCACCGGCGGCGAGTTCAACATTGACGGCGGGCTACTGGCGGGTAGTGTGGCGGCGCCAGCGCGGGCAACACACTCGACATCTGATGTGTGATGCGCTAGCATCACAACATGCGAACCACCCTCGATA is a genomic window of Gemmatimonas sp. containing:
- a CDS encoding helix-turn-helix domain-containing protein, translated to MSRPRLVSDHDVFAAFDAAIAEHGPNGVTLGLVAQRLGVTAPALMRRFGSKQGLFAAFMQQQLAAQPDMLRALVDTQADPMQALLALSGHTRPYSMKRAAYLRHLASFFLQLADDPALVPVIAKWFEGERGWMAERLSEALATGALKLNTPVPELARTLQAALHGARLQWATGGKGTESAWSRREMDAVLGPWRK
- a CDS encoding glucose 1-dehydrogenase — protein: MRRLTGRVALVTGAARGIGLAVARRLVDEGAEVVLTDLRDDEGERAASALGACAVYRHLDVRDAADWALVIGECVQRYGRLDVLVNNAGITGFESYAGAHDPEHVSLEAWRAVMATNLEGVMLGCQAAIGAMRAAGGGSIVNIGSRSGVVGIPGAAAYAASKAAVRNHTKSVALWCAEQDLGIRCNVVQPAAVLTPLWEPMLGTGPDRAANIAAAVADAPLRRFGAPEEVAALVAYLASDESAYCTGGEFNIDGGLLAGSVAAPARATHSTSDV